TTCAAGGTTTCGGAAAATGAGTTTGAACGCAAAATTACCCTATCAAAAAAGGGAGAACAGGACGGTTTGCTCTTTATCGGCACATCACCGAGTTTTCGCAAGGTGCATGCCCGCAGCAGCGATGAGAATGCCATCTTTGCGGTTGAATTCAACGATTATGAAGCCAGCGTCAAGCCCGAGGACTGGATAGACAAGGACGTGTTGAAACACCCGGCTGCTGAGATCGCCAAGGTGGAATTACCGGATGTGTCCCTGTCCAACCAGGAGGGAAAGCTCGTGGTGGAAGGCGTTAGTGAAGAGGAGGAAACGGTTGTTGAAGAGGCCGACCGACTGCTTCGCAAACTTACTGATTTGCGTATAAGCAAAGTGCTTGGGGCCGAGGAGAAAGACGAATACAATTTGGATGCACCAATATTGAAATACTCGCTAACACTATCATCCGGAGAAGCAGAGCAATATGTGTATTCAAAGCAAAAAGATGCG
The sequence above is a segment of the Candidatus Zixiibacteriota bacterium genome. Coding sequences within it:
- a CDS encoding DUF4340 domain-containing protein, whose translation is MNKWTLYLGIFLIAQIALAVGTNIARTDYGAFEPTETLLSFDGKAIDSIVIEENKDQQVSLSKKDGNWLVSQMHNFHADQDKVENFLEKLSGMKKGWPVASTAAAAKRFKVSENEFERKITLSKKGEQDGLLFIGTSPSFRKVHARSSDENAIFAVEFNDYEASVKPEDWIDKDVLKHPAAEIAKVELPDVSLSNQEGKLVVEGVSEEEETVVEEADRLLRKLTDLRISKVLGAEEKDEYNLDAPILKYSLTLSSGEAEQYVYSKQKDANNYVLKPSHRKEYFEVAGWIVDDIKEFNRSKLVKKKAVDTTVNAEKQNGPDAS